The DNA sequence GAGTGCTCGCAGGTCGGGGACCGCGAGCGCGAGGTGGTCCAGACCGCAACGGAACTCGGAGAAGCGACCCGATATGGCGTCGGTCCCATGGCCGTTGAGTACCACCTGGATCCCGCATTCGTGGGCGAGGAGGGCCTTTTTCAGGTTGTAACTCGAGTGGCGTCGCCGTAACCGGAATCCGCACACATCCTGGTACCAGGTGATACTCCGGTCGACGTCGCTCACGGTGAGACTCACGTGATGGAGGCCGGTGATCGGCGGGAACGCTGCGGACACGGTTGGTTCCTCCGGTTCTCCTAAGGGTGACTGCGTGCGGACCATCGTCCGCCGTCGCGGCGCACCTGTACAGGATGGTCGAAGCAGGTGCTGATGGTGTCGGTGGTGAGGGCTTCGTCGACCTCGCCGCACGCCACCGTCAGGCCGTCACGCAAGAGCAGGGCATGGCTGGTGCTGGTGGGCAGATCCTCGAGGTGATGGGTCACCAGAACGCTGGCGAGATCGACGACTTCGCGGCGCAGTTGATCGATGCTCCCGAGCAGTTGTTCCCGGGCGGCGAGATCGAGCCCGGTTGCCGGCTCGTCGAGCAACAGCAGCGATGGGCGTGCCATCAGAGCTCGCGCGATGAGCGTCCGGCCCCGTTCGCCCTGGCTCATCAGCGTCCACACCGACTTTCGGCGGTCCGACATCCCCAGCAGGTCGAGAAGTTCGTCGGCATGTTTGTTCTCGTCGGCGGTATATGTACGCCTGTGGTCGAGTTCGGGTGTGTTGGTGAGTCCGGTGAGCACTACGTCGTGAGCCGACAACGGCAGATCCAATCGGTGCCGCGGGTCCACGTGCCCGATGTGTGTGCGCAATTCGCGCATGTCCACCCGGCCGAGGCGGCGACCGAGCACGTCCACCGTGCCACGGGTCGGGTGGCCGAACGCTCCGAGAATGTTCAGCAGCGTGGACTTACCGGCGCCGTTGGGTCCGAGCAGTGCCCAATGTTCTCCGGCGTGAACGGTGAAGGTGATGTCGCGCAGGAGGAATCGCCCGCCGCGCACCACATCGATGTGTGCGGCGTGAAGCACCTCACGAGAGCTGGGATCGACCACGAGATCAGTTGGTCCAGTAGTAGATCATCGGCTCGGCAGCGACCACCGAACCGTTGGTCGAGATGGTCAGGGCTGCGGGTGTCATCTCGTACGTGGTGTCGACGTTGACGGCGACGAACTGATCACCCGACCGGGTGGGGAATTGCAGCTCGGTGCTCTGGCCGTCCGCGAGGCCCTTGTAGTAGTAGCGGCCGACCTGGGTACCGACCTGGCAGACAACAACATTCGACCGCGCGGTCTGGCCGATCATCACCGCCGGATCGCCGGCCGCGTTGCAGCGGGGCCCGCTGACGAAACCTTGCCAGTCGGTGCCCGGCACCGTGGGCGTGGCCCGCGGGGTCGAGATCGTCGGTGGTGTGGTGGTCGGAGGCGTCGTGGCGGTCACCGTCTCG is a window from the Williamsia sp. DF01-3 genome containing:
- a CDS encoding VOC family protein, with the protein product MSAAFPPITGLHHVSLTVSDVDRSITWYQDVCGFRLRRRHSSYNLKKALLAHECGIQVVLNGHGTDAISGRFSEFRCGLDHLALAVPDLRALERWLAHLDAAGVEHSGIAVGSTGHLIAFRDPDGIALEFYTV
- a CDS encoding ABC transporter ATP-binding protein, with the protein product MVDPSSREVLHAAHIDVVRGGRFLLRDITFTVHAGEHWALLGPNGAGKSTLLNILGAFGHPTRGTVDVLGRRLGRVDMRELRTHIGHVDPRHRLDLPLSAHDVVLTGLTNTPELDHRRTYTADENKHADELLDLLGMSDRRKSVWTLMSQGERGRTLIARALMARPSLLLLDEPATGLDLAAREQLLGSIDQLRREVVDLASVLVTHHLEDLPTSTSHALLLRDGLTVACGEVDEALTTDTISTCFDHPVQVRRDGGRWSARSHP